The following proteins are encoded in a genomic region of Leifsonia psychrotolerans:
- a CDS encoding IS3 family transposase (programmed frameshift) — protein MPKNYTDEFKRDVVAVAKEGAATQRQIAKDFGISKSALSTWMRAAELQERGLVGPPTGAGAAGVAGDAVALREALKRIRLLEQEAEVMRRAVAYLSQGAAPKMMYPLVRDLAAKDAPLRVPITVACRVLGFSPQAFHKWVKNPVSARDWDEAHLINAAFDAHVDDPTFGYRFISDELAEAGFIVSERRVWRLCSQQRLWSVFAKKKGKYRKAGPPAHDDHVKRNFTATAPNRLWLTDITEHKTSEGKVYLCAIKDVFSNRIVGYSIDSRMKARLAVDALQMAVTHRGNPPGVVVHSDRGSQFRSRKFLRKLTEHGLTGSMGQVGACADNAAMESFFALLQKNVLNQRSWATRDELRLAMIHWIERTYHRRRRQRRLGKLTPIEFETIMKGAVALAA, from the exons ATGCCGAAGAATTACACCGATGAGTTCAAGCGCGATGTCGTCGCGGTAGCGAAGGAAGGCGCGGCAACGCAGCGGCAGATCGCGAAGGACTTCGGTATCTCGAAGTCGGCGCTGTCGACCTGGATGCGCGCGGCCGAATTGCAAGAGCGTGGCCTGGTCGGGCCGCCGACCGGCGCTGGCGCTGCCGGCGTTGCGGGTGATGCTGTGGCGTTGCGGGAGGCGCTCAAGCGGATCCGGCTGCTGGAGCAGGAGGCCGAGGTGATGCGGCGCGCGGTGGCGTATTTGTCGCAGG GCGCAGCTCCCAAAATGATGTACCCGCTGGTCCGTGACCTTGCCGCGAAGGACGCCCCACTCCGGGTGCCCATCACGGTGGCCTGCCGGGTGCTGGGCTTCAGCCCGCAAGCGTTCCACAAGTGGGTGAAGAACCCGGTCTCTGCCCGGGACTGGGACGAGGCGCATCTGATCAACGCCGCGTTCGACGCTCACGTTGACGACCCGACGTTTGGCTACCGGTTCATCAGTGATGAGCTGGCCGAGGCAGGCTTCATCGTCAGCGAGCGGCGGGTGTGGCGGTTGTGCTCCCAGCAACGGTTGTGGAGCGTGTTCGCAAAGAAGAAGGGCAAGTATCGCAAGGCCGGCCCGCCCGCGCACGACGATCACGTCAAGCGCAATTTCACCGCGACTGCACCGAACCGGTTGTGGCTGACCGACATCACCGAGCACAAGACCAGTGAGGGGAAGGTGTACTTGTGTGCGATCAAGGACGTCTTCAGCAACCGCATCGTTGGGTACTCGATTGACTCTCGGATGAAGGCCCGTCTGGCCGTCGACGCGCTCCAGATGGCGGTCACGCACCGCGGCAACCCGCCCGGTGTCGTGGTGCATTCGGATCGCGGATCGCAATTCAGGTCGCGGAAATTCCTGCGCAAACTCACCGAACACGGCCTCACGGGTTCGATGGGGCAGGTGGGTGCCTGCGCCGACAACGCGGCGATGGAGTCCTTCTTCGCGTTGCTGCAGAAGAACGTGCTGAACCAGCGTTCCTGGGCGACCAGGGACGAGCTGCGGCTGGCGATGATCCACTGGATCGAGAGGACCTACCATCGCCGACGCCGGCAGCGCCGGCTCGGG